In the genome of Eulemur rufifrons isolate Redbay chromosome 27, OSU_ERuf_1, whole genome shotgun sequence, one region contains:
- the B3GALT2 gene encoding beta-1,3-galactosyltransferase 2, whose protein sequence is MLQCRRRHCCFAKMTCNAKRSLFRTHLIGVLSLVFLFAMFLFFNHHDWLPGRTGFKENPVTYTFRGFRSTKSDTNHSSLRNIWKEAVPQTLKPQTATNSNNTDLSPQGVTGLENTLSANGSIYNEKGTGHPNSYHFKYIINEPEKCQEKSPFLILLIAAEPGQIEARRAIRQTWGNESLAPGIQITRIFLLGISIKLNGYLQRAILEESRQYHDIIQQEYLDTYYNLTIKTLMGMNWVATYCPHIPYVMKTDSDMFVNTEYLIHKLLKPDLPPRHNYFTGYLMRGYAPNRNKDSKWYMPPDLYPSERYPVFCSGTGYVFSGDLAEKIFKVSLGIRRLHLEDVYVGICLAKLRIDPVPPPNEFVFNHWRVSYSSCKYSHLITSHQFQPSELIKYWNHLQQNKHNACANAAKEKAARYRHRKLH, encoded by the coding sequence AAAGGTCTCTGTTCCGTACCCATCTTATCGGAGTACTTTCTTTAGTGTTTCTTTttgctatgtttttgttttttaatcaccaTGACTGGCTGCCAGGCAGAACTGGATTCAAAGAAAACCCTGTGACATACACTTTCCGAGGATTTCGTTCTACAAAAAGTGACACAAACCACAGCTCCCTTCGAAACATCTGGAAAGAAGCAGTCCCTCAAACTCTGAAGCCTCAAACAGCAACTAACTCTAATAATACAGACCTGTCACCACAAGGAGTCACAGGTCTGGAGAATACACTTAGTGCCAATGGAAGTATTTACAATGAAAAAGGTACTGGACATCCAAATTCTTACCATTTCAAATACATTATCAATGAGCCTGAAAAATGCCAGGAGAAAAGCCCTTTTTTAATACTGCTAATAGCTGCAGAGCCTGGACAAATAGAAGCTAGAAGAGCTATAAGGCAAACTTGGGGCAATGAAAGTCTAGCACCTGGTATCCAAATCACACGAATTTTCTTGTTGGGCATAAGTATTAAGCTAAATGGCTATCTTCAACGTGCAATACTGGAAGAAAGCAGACAATATCATGACATCATTCAGCAGGAATACTTAGATACATACTATAATTTGACCATTAAAACACTAATGGGTATGAACTGGGTTGCAACATACTGTCCACATATTCCATATGTTATGAAAACTGACAGTGACATGTTTGTCAACACTGAATATTTAATACATAAGTTACTGAAGCCAGACCTGCCTCCTAGACATAACTATTTTACTGGTTACCTAATGAGAGGATACGCACCTAATCGAAACAAAGACAGCAAGTGGTACATGCCACCAGACCTCTACCCAAGTGAACGCTACCCTGTCTTCTGTTCTGGAACTGGCTATGTTTTTTCTGGAGATCTggcagaaaagatttttaaagtttctttaggTATCCGTCGTTTGCACTTGGAAGACGTGTATGTAGGGATCTGTCTTGCCAAGTTGAGAATTGATCCTGTGCCCCCTCCCAATGAGTTTGTGTTCAATCACTGGCGAGTTTCTTACTCAAGCTGTAAATACAGCCACCTAATTACCTCTCATCAGTTCCAGCCTAGTGAACTGATAAAATACTGGAACCATTTACAACAAAATAAGCACAACGCCTGTGCCAACGCAGCAAAAGAAAAGGCAGCCAGGTATCGCCACCGTAAACTACACTAG